Genomic window (Lutra lutra chromosome 6, mLutLut1.2, whole genome shotgun sequence):
TGACCATGACAATGGAAATGAGATGGGAACGTTTATCTAACTAAGATATTTTTAATGGCTAATTAcatcctcttttctccttttactttcaCATAATGAGGATCTTGAAAACCAATTAATAccctggctttgtttttctttggggaTGGGTTGCATAAAGTCTTTTCATTGCACCGTGACTCTGAAGCATCTACTGGGAAGAGGGTCTCAGTCCTGACTCTCTCTCAACTTCAGCCCGTTAGCAAGTGTGGAAAATGAACATTACTTTGCTCCATTGATGAAGGAAGCCCAGAGAAACTCTTATTTTTCATCAGGCTAAGCCTCGGTCTCTCAGCAAAGTTTTCTTTGCTGAGACTTAGAGAGGTCAGCAACCTGAGAtaactatattttttccttttacctccACAGGATTCCTGATCTGACCTGAAGACAGGCATGTGCCCTGGAACAAGcatttttctatctttcctcAGTCCCAGAGGCAGGTTCTGGGACAGACTTCAGCCTCCCAAGAGGATGTTACTGCCAAGTAATTGCTCCAAAACTAGTTTCTATAGTTGTTCTCTTTGATTTCATGCACACTTTCTCTCGGGGCCTGTATCCAAGTTCCCTTTTGGAGttccataaataataaaaagccatTGTTCTTGTCTGTTTTAAGAATATTCCCCAAGCCATCTCTGCCATTGCTTTTGTTTGAGGGTTTTGGTAAAAAGACTAGGAGTTCATGAAGAAGTTCATTGTTGTGTATACACAGGCAAGAAGGAAACCCCGTAAAGGAGATATCCTGACTCTAGGGAAAGGTGGCAGCTTGGACATGGACCTCCTCTGAATTCACCCTCTATCTTTGGTCTGCACAAAGATAGTGATTTATGTTTGTTACCTTTATCCCTGTAGGTCTGGGACCATTCTTAGTTATTCTAGGATGAGCAGACGGTGAATTTCATGTTCTGTGACCTATATTCACACAGCACTGATTCAATATATAACTTACGAAGAGCGTATTTTACCATTACCATTAAGAAATCAAATTAAGtggtgcctggtggttcagttgaATGAACATCTGACTATTattgtggctcaggtcacagtcttggtcctgggacagagtcctgcatcagactcacAGCTAGCAGGGAtatctgcttaaggattctctctctcctccctctgccccacccctaaaataaataaatctttttaaaaaagaaatcaaattaagatcagaatttaaaattggaaatataatgtaataaacttaaataaatccttttctttGCACACCATGATGAATAGTCCTTGACCAAACAAggcttagcctttttttttttaaagattttatttatttatttgacagagagagatcacaagtagacggagaggcaggcagagagagagagagggaagcaggctccctgccgagcagagagcctgatgtgggactcgatcccaggaccccgagatcatgacctgagccgaaggcagctgcttaacccactgagccacccaggcgccccaggcttaGCCTTTTTAATGCAACAAGTTATAGAAGACACAGGTTTATGCCTTAAGTTTGTAGTCATCAGACATTCCAGGCCTCCTGTCTTAGTAATTAACACAGTGTTAAAATGCTCAAAGCAGTCGATGCAGttctcttttttcaacattttttttacaaTCCAAAGTgatttggggttttctgttttgtatgaaattattttgaaagtcgAGGTAAGTTCTAAGTGGTCCTTTTTGCATAAAATATAGAGTATTACCCCTGGAGCACATACTGAGCGTTCAGAAGAACTCTGACACACCGAGGTGGCGCCTCCTCTCTCCTTAGCTCCTTGCAAGCAGCATCAGCATCTCGTTCACCCCCTGGTTCCCGCCCCTTGTCGGTTCCCACTGCTCACTCCTCTCAGGCTGCTCCCCTCCCATCATGCCCCGCGTGGGACCAGCTTCCCCCATTTCCAAGAAAGGTGGAGATTGAGGGTGCAGACTTGGGGGTTACTGAGCCAGGAGGAAGCATAGCTGGGGTCTGCAGAAAGGACTGGATGATTAGTGAGGGCCCTGAGCACGGCGAATCCACCATCACTCCCATAACCTGTTAGGTGCGCGCATTGCTCCATTTAACCCTCATAAttcaaagtgttttcttttccttttctattccaGGTGCCTCTGCAGTGGCCACTGTGAGCCAGGCGGTGAGGAGAAAATGAGGCCGAGCAGGGCATGGAGGAGCTCTGAATCCAGGACTTATTTCCCTTTCTGGTGGAAGGAGAAGGGGTGGAAGTGAAACGGCTCAGCGGAACCAGAAAATGTGAGGAAGGACGTCTCCGCGTCTGGGAAAGAGGCGAGAACCGACATGGCTGAGAAAGCCCTAACCTATGTGGGGTTCAGGGAtaagaggaagagaacaaaagTGGAGACTTGATAATCACCTTCCTTTTAATGGGATCAATTGGAAATACATCTATGAAATTGATCCTggagtattttttatttgtagtaaCTTTTGTGAATGgataattttcttcataattttatgttgatttttttgtacCATATAAGAATgcacttgcttatttttaagtaatgttatattttaccctctcattcctttgataatcTTGGAGGACTCTGATGTTTCCAGACGTGGaatcaaaatgcaaaaaatactATTTCACTTCAAttactacttttatttcttcttgaaatttttatcttctttatacaAGATTAATATTTTACTACTTAGTCTAAAATTAACTCtgctttataattcttttttttttttttttttttttttttaataaatttatgtatgggcgcctgggtggctcagtgggttaaagcctctgccttcggctccagtcgtgatcccagggtcctgggatcaagccccacatcggactctccactcagcagggagcctgcttccccctctctctctgcctgctgctctgcctacttgtgatctctgtctgccaaataaataaataaaaatctttaaaaaaataaatttatgtaggACTGTAGTAAAAGCCCTTGGTACTTACTAACAATATGATAGAActtatattgttaaaattaattgtGTATTGTAATTATTcaactgtttttctgttttgaattaGCTTTGCAGTATAATAATGAACATTTCTTGATTCCTTACTATGTGCAAGGCTTGGTTTTAAGAGATTCACAAATACAGAGTATTATCCCAGTTAGATTTCCCAATAAACCAATGACATAGGCTCCATAATAATCTCTGTTCAACACAAGAGGAAACTAGTCatagtgagttaaaaaaaaaaaatcaggaatacATATCAGGAACCACCTGTAAGTGAGCAAGGGATCATTTGGTTTTTACAAATTCTGCCCCCCCAAAAATattgaaatgcaaagaaaagatgGATCCCAGAGTTTAAAGGTAGGGAGTCTAATCCCCCTAGATCTTCAACACACTGTTGAGGGTTTGCTCTGTCCCAGAACATGTCCGTGCAAGGCGGATGGCATTCCACCATGGAGTGGGAATGATATTCCTTGAGATTTGTTCCTAGGGCAGAAAGTGTATTAAAAAATCAAGCCTTATGACTTACCCAGTTGCTCAAAATGAGGATCCCTTATACTGTCTTCAGTGAATCTTACACCTTAAAGAATCATGTGCTTTACACCACACTTCTGTCTGGTGAGTAACAATTCCTGCTTATTGGTTCCTTTTTCAGAATCTGGCCATAGCCAGGGGCTATAGAAGGCCATCCAGGCTCATCTTCTTTAGTacttagtatttagtatttaatatatagtatatagtatataaattaatatattaatacatcTTAGGGGTGGGGCCCATTGAGTGAGAACTGCTATGACTGCAAGTCTGCAAGTGTCTCAGCCCCCATCCTTTCCCAGGCTCCAGGATGGTGGTCTTGAGGATCACTGAGGTCCCAGGGATGGCAGCCCCCATGATGTCCTTGGTGATACTGAGCTCCCCTTTGGTTCAGAGCAGAGACACCCCAGGTAAGTGCAGAGCTGCTCCTCTTGGAGAATCCAGCTCAGGGGAATGACCTTAGGAAGTTTTCCATGTGGGCCTAGTCCCTGAGAAAGACTTTAAGGCTCTGACATCGTGCAAGCACTGCTATTCTcaccagagagagaaggagatgagGGTGTGCATGTGATGGGGACAATGGTACCTGGTTGTCTGGAGTGATTTTGGAGGGACAAGTTTCTCACAAAAGGGTCATCAAAATGACATTTCAACATCCATCATAGATCAGAAAAGGGGGCaccttggctcagtgggttaagcctctgccttcggctcaggccatgatctcagggtcctaggattgggtcccacatcagcctctctgctcagcaaggagcctgcttccctctctctctctgcctgcttctctgcctacttgtgatctctctctgtcatataaataaataaaaccttttttaaaaaatcagaaaagggaaATTAGGGTTAGTCTGCATTGTCCAAGATCTGAAGATCACCCTGTAGAATCAGTGCTCCAGGTAAGGGTTCATTCCACAGAACCAGGCAGGAACCATTATTGGAACCAGTGAGGAACCAATGATGGCCAGAGTAGCAGAGGAGAGTGATGAGGGCAAGCCATGGTTAAGGCCCATAGGTTACATACTGCAGCTGGCCACATCCCCACATCCCCCATGTCCAGAACTCCCTCATCCAGCACATTAGGATGGGGCCAGAGAGGAAGCAAGAAACAGGAAATGGCATCCTCCTCAAGCtgcataattttatattataactTCCAGGTTTCTGTATCAAGTCCTCATAGTATCTCTTAATTTCTAGTTTCAGTTCACCACCAAGGCCATGTGTAATAAAATGGTGAGCAGTTTATGTTAAAACTCTCcatctgagggcacctgggtggctcagtgggttaggcctctgccttcagctcaggtcatgatctcagggtcctgggattgagtcttgaatcgggctctctgctgggcagggagtctgcttcccctcttctcttctctctctgcctgcctctctgcctacttgtgatcttcctctgtcaaataaataaataaaatcttaaaaaaaaaaaaacaacaactctccATCTGAAACAGATACTCATCCATATCCCCATACTTTGCTCCAGCCCCAGAGACCCTGCAGGAGACATGACATTAATTGACAATTGAGATTCAGACATCAGTAAACCAGCTAACATGCTGGGATCTGCAAAGATGGTTGCAGGTATCCCTGAAAAAATATGAGgggaataaagtaaaaataaagttcaaaaaaaggtaaagataaagttaaataaataaataaataaaattaagtaaaattttacttaaagtaAAGGTAGAGGACTAGTGGATGGGGTACAGTATGACATAGTAGAAAAGAAGACATGAAGTCACTAAAGGCTTAACTTTACTATGGGAAACTCCTGCAAAACAGGAAAATGGATCTTTTctgctgcctggaggaggagagaaaccCTGGGGGTCAGAGTCCAGAAGTGGTCAGAATTCTGGGTAAAATAAAAGGGGGTGAACTAAGGAGGTTCACAGCAGGATGGAGAAAGTGAGATGAATAGTTCCGAGTAAATCAACCCCATGGTGACACCAACCATCCTTGTGTCCTCAACCCCATGCTGTAGGCTAGGGAAGTACCCGGGCAGAGCAAACATTCTCTAAGCCCGACAGGCTCAGGAACTGCAATAACTACATCCACATTACAGGTCCAAGGTATGTGCTCCTAGGGAACTGAAGATACAGAGACTGAGGAAAGGCCCGGGAGTCACAAAGAAGGCACCAAAAATGTCTAACACACACAGATATTTGTTGGTCCTTGGAATTACTTAGAAAGGATGCTCTGTAGGGAGGAGTCTCAGAGGAAACCAGGGCCTATAGACCATCCAGTGTGGGGATTAAATTGTCACCATACATcaattttcagcatttattgagtactttctATGTATGAGGCCCTTCGCAGGTGCTAAGTGCGAGTAGGATCACAGACAGGCAGGGATTGGAGGGGTCTTTGGGGACATCGATCATTGGTGTTGAGGAGCACAGACATTCAGAGGCACTGGAGCTTTAAAGTAGATCTGTTGCTGGGCATTCCCCTATGTCCTCTTCTGTCTCATAAGAGTTGTCACCTGCAATACAACAAACACAGTGGGGTTACAACTCCCTATTGAACTTTGCATCCTCAATCCCTAAAGACCAGGTTTTTAGGTCCCCCCAGACCCTAAAGAGGGCCTCTGGGACATAGGTGATGTTCTAGTCCCTGACCTAGGTACTAGTTACATGGGTGTTTGCTTGATAATCATTGGCTGTACATTaatgttttgtatatttcttaCATACGTCTGCTCATTCACAGTAAAAGGGTTTAAAAAGAGAGCCAAAGAAGGATATTAGTAatttgaggcaaaaaaaaaaaaaaaaaaaaaaaaaaaggaaccaatgAATCAGGCAGAAATATTGAGTTTTAATAATGGTTGGAATAAAGGATATTTAGATGAAACAACTAGTGGGACTTCTGCAActgaataataattaataaacaagAGGTCAGACTGAGAAGTGCTCTCAAGGGCAGTGTGAAAGTTTAAACAAGAGGAAACgtaaaagaaaaactgtgagACATGGAGGATCAATGCGGACATCCTGACATCTTgctaatccccccccccccactaggAATTGGGGGAAATAGTAAAAGGAGGTGAAATGTCtggaaaaaagaatagatttctAGGTTTTATAGAAAGATGAAATAACTTAGTTTGACATGATACATTGATGAcaaatagagtttttaaaaaacatgtctccttaaaaagcacacatttaatacattataagaaaactgtaagaacttcaaagacaaaaaaaattctcaaaaaaaccATTCTCAATACTTGCAGAGTGAGCAGTTCCACTGATAAAAGAAcaagagcaggggcgcctgggtggctcagtgggttaagccgctgccttcggctcaggtcatgatctcagggtcctgggatcgagtcccgcattgggctctctgctcagtggggagcctgcttccctctctctctctctctctgcctgcctctacgtctacttgtgatctctctctgtcaaataaataaataaaatctttaaaaaaaaaaaaagaacaagagcagATCGATCTGGAAAAGAATTAATAAACATCACTCCTATCAACAGCAGCACTTAATGGGATGTTACTTGCATAGaactgaagaaaaagaactttcaaTCCCAAAATATAAACACACAGTCATTTTAATACATGAATTACTTTCAAACATTTCAACCTTAAATgctttgctatttaaaaaaaaaacacttttaaaagactttttaaaagactttatttatttgacacactttaaaaatactttttaaaaaaattttaaagagattttatatgtttatctgagacacacacagagagagagagagatcacaagtgtgaggagacgcagagggagaagcaggctccctgttgggatgggagcccaatgtgggactcaatcccaggaccctgggatcatgacctgagctgaaggcagatgcttaactgactgagccaccaaggttcccctaaaatactttttttaaaagcaccccccaaaaaagagaaacacatcTAAGAGAGatgtggaaaataagaaagatcaaataattttaaaaagttattgttaTCTTAAAAAGCAGaggctaaatttttttaaaagtaagaaaaatgtgacatgcctgggtggctcagtcagttaagcgccggcctttggtcccagtgtcctgggactgagtcccacatcaggctccttgctcagcagggagcctgcttctccctttgcctgctactccccctgcttgtgcactctctctcactcacaaataaataaaatcttttttaaaaaagaaaaatgtattttaaatgaaagaaaactaaaaatgtgaTTAATATTAACACAAAGGAAATCCTAGGTAGTGATAATAGGGAGAAACGAAAAATACTGCAAAGTGCTTGTCTCTTTTGTGGGGCAGGAAGAATAGAGGGATTTATCAGTGTTCTAACTGATGTAATTAAGAGCATTAAGATAAACCATTTAATGAgtacatttagaaaatacaacTTTTATAGTAACAGAATTTGGCCTAGCCTTTAGGaatgagagatgagaaaaatgaacaagaataaagtatattaaataaaacattttaataatatgatagtaaatttttaacttaatagtAATTGGAATTAATTGAATGAGCTAACCAACCAATTAAAAAGAAGAGCCTCTCAAATTGTACCTTCTACATAGTCTAACAAAGTCAGACAGAATACATGAATACTGAAGGTCAAAACCAAATAATCGAAAAAGACAGTTCAGGCAGATAAACAAAGATAACTGACATAACAAATCTCACATCTGCCAAAAGAGAATTAAAGACAAGTGGAAAAAACTAGGGCAAGAAACTGCAATGAACATGAACATATATTTCCctgaaaataaaacctcaaagtACAAGAGCAACAAATGACAGAAATATGTGGAGAAAGactctaaatattaaaaatcttcaaattaaaCTGCAGATTTTAACATATCCTCAAAAACTAAGCgcagaagcaaaaagaaagtaaacaaagaTATAAAGAACTAAATAATACAAGTAAAAACAAAGATCTAAATAATATAAGTAAAAGGCTCAAATAACTACATAGAGATTTCCACAACTGACAACATTCACGTGGTTTTCAAGCTCACATGGCACATCTATGAAAACAACATTCATTAAGCGACAAAGAAAACCTCAGTGTGTTCAAATGAATATCATATCATGAATATGTTCTTTGGCCATAATGCAATTGAATTCTAAACtgatgaaaaagaataaacaaatgaactcCATATACCCCAAACATGCAATTAAATAACGATAGGAATGAAAATCTAAATGATGGAACACTCGGTACTCAGTGACAACCTGTATATCAAAAGTAGTGCCTAGAAGGAAATGTCTAGCTTTTAAACAAATGTATTAAGAAAGGAAGCCTGAAAACAAATGTGATAATCATTTCCATTAAGAGAATGGGAAagtagaaaaagagcaaaagaaaaaaatgtaaataataaagacAAGGGCAGAATTCAGTGAACTAGAGAACAAAAAGtaggaaagataaacaaaatcaaagtttGATTCAGTGATAGACTCATCTGGCAAAACCATTAAGGAAAATGTAGGAGATtcagaatgaaaaggagaaacaactatatacacagacatttttaaatgaaaaaaagtttgtTATGATCAACTCTATTGcaataaatctgaaaatttaGATTAGATGGATACAGTTCTAGAAAGATAAAAAGGTCAAAACTACAGGGAGTAGTAGAAACCTGGAATAGAGTCAGGAGCATCAAAGACACCGGCTTGGAAAGCAAAGAACACCTTCCCAACAGCGCCTGTCCTAATGTGGCAGCTAggatatttcaaaaacaaatcgTTCCTCTCTTGCACATGTCATTCTAgaacacagaaaagaacaaaagctttCCAAATCATCTTATGAGGCAGATGCACCTTTATTTTCAAAGCCAGCTAAGGATAGTACAAGAGTAGAAAATTATGGATTAATGTCAGCCATGTCACTGAGTCCAACAATGTATAACAAGCATGATTCATTTCCATCAAATGAGATTTGTACTAGGACAGTGTAAGTGCATGActattagtttattttattgtaatgtcAGTGCCTGCCTGATTGCCAAGGCATCCATCTCAAAGATATCCATCTAAAGGAAACATATTGCCTGCTATACAACTAGATAAAGAATAAAGAGCCGGGCTGCACCCCCTTGCCCTGTCCCCATGACGTTCCCCTTTTAGAAAGTCTTGGGTGACCTAGATAACAAACTGCTTGagtgaccctgcttctcccttcttgcGCTTTAACTCCAgttcttacattttaaattcaccaataaagcGTGACCCTGTGAAATCTGAGGCACCCTTTCCTCAACCCGAATTATGGCAGATCCCCAggtctctcccaccccccacaacttCACTGTGTGGCTCTGGTCAGGCCACGTACCCTCCAGGACTTGTGagtaataaattaatatatcttGTTTTTCTCAAAGGTCCCTGATGGTTGTCGCTGAGGAGTGTCCTGTGGTCATAAGAACCACAAGGCCTGTCTGGGAAATGCCTGTAGGGACTCTCCACAAGTAATAGGGACCCAGTTGAGTTCTCCAGGCATTCTTAGCTGGTCACATCACCATGGAGAGGCTGAGACCACACAAAACACCTAGCTAGGAATGCATTGAAGTCTCAATGTCAGAAAATCaataatatgataaaaaaaaaatcagtaaaccaGAAAAGAACATTTGTATTAATTTCAACTGAATTCAACTCAATAACTGCATAAACAATTTGATCAATTTTACCATATGGTAAAGCTTATTAACCAAAAATCtatagcatatatatttatggagAAATTAAATGCATTCCCTTTGAGATTATGAAAAAGGTAGGATGTCCTTTAATAATTACACATGTTTAACACAGTATTGGAGGTTCATAGACATCACTATgacaacagaagaaaatcaagGTTATGAATGAAGATTGTCAGGGAGCGATAAAATGACTGCCGATGACATATATAATCTACATATTGGATAAAACTGAGCTTCTGGAGTCCCAAGGGCTGAGTTCAAATCCAGACTCTGTACCTTTCAAACTGGGTGATCTTGAACAGCCTCATTCACCCCCTTCatgtctgcttcccctctgtaTGATGAGGAAATAATGGTACCAACTTCCAGACATAAGTAAGTGAATACATAAGAAGCAAATAGAATAGGGCCTGGTAAGTAGTAAGCAACTCAGCCAATGGTCTTATCATTGTATTGTTTTTCTCTAGCCGGTGATTCAGAAATAACAAAGTGCTCAAAGAACGCCTGTTGAAGTGTTTCTCCTTCTCATCCACCCCACACACTGGGCTGCCTCCACTTTTGCACTGTGGCCCTGGTACCAGCTCTGGAAAACTCACAGGAGCCCTGCACCCAGGGATGCTGTCAGGCCTCCTGGTCTTCAGGACAATGACGCCAGTGATGATGCCTGCCACACCTGCCACCAGACCCAGGACACAGACCACAGTCTCCTTCATCTCAGGCACCTGGATCAGCTCCTGGGCCTCTGGGGCACAAAGGAAAGACAGAGTTAGAAGGCACGGAAAGCAGGAGCTGGCTCAGGTGTAGCAGTATGAAGAGTTAGAAACTGTGAGATCACCAGTGAAGTTTGGATAAAGTGACAGTAAGACACATGAGATTAAGGAAAGAAGGTGCTGCAGAGAGATGGATCCTGGAAATAAAGATTGTGTCGGGACAGGGCTCCGTACCCCAGTGCTTAAGGAGAGGTTGATCCAGGCCCCAGTGCTCCACCTTGCAGTCATAGACATCTTCAGCCGTGGGAAGGAAGGTTAAGTAGTGGAACTTGTGGAATCTAAATTCTGTGCTGGGCAGGAAGATGGTCTCAGCTATACCTTCAGTGACCATCTGCCCATTGCGCAGCCATGTGACATTGAGCACAGGTGGGAAGAACTTGTCTACATGACAGATGAGAGTGTTGGGTTGTCCCAGCTCCACAAGCTCCTTGGGAAACACAGTCACCTCAGGTGGCTCTGAGAAGAGACAGGACCTGTTAAGTCTGCTGCCTTTGACTGAATCTCAAAGATCTCCACCAACATAACCCCTATAGTCTCCAGGTTAGGGGCCCCCTCTCTCATGCCAATCCCTGGTCCATCTCCCCCACCAACTGACTCCCAGATCAAAGTCATAGCTTCTCATGTTCCTAACTGGCCTCCCCCAGCCCAACATCGTTCttgaataagaagaaaatgattattttgatGACCTAAGGACCCAGATTATGggctgaattcattcattcattcactcatttatgaattcattcattcatgaattcaTTCATGAGGGGAGTTTCATTCATGAGTGGACATCTGAGTCTCCCATTTTCTATGCAGCAGAGGGACTTTCCCAGCCCTGCAGGTGGGTTGTACAGAAACAAGCAAGAGCAAGCAGTACCATTTGTGGCCCTTATGTGGTTGGACCGTTGGATCAGGTTGTTCAAGTTCTTCTTTGCCACAACAATGTCAGCAATACCTCTCCAGGCATCAAAGTCGAAGGCATGAATAAAATCTGGGAGATGCCAGACAGTCTCCTTCTTATCCAGGTCCACATAGAACTGCTCATCCCCATCAAACTCAAACATGTACTCTCCAGAGGGTCTGTGTGTCTGGACGAACTCGGCATACACTGACACATGGCCCCCTGCTTGAAGAAGAAGGGAGATTGGAGAACAGGTGATTATGTGGGAGAGTAaacagaacacaggaagcaaaCAGTAATAACATGAATgaataatacagaaaatgagaaatgaaaaaacgaaaaaaaaaaaaagaaatgggaagaagcaATGAGAGAAATGACTTACTGAGAATTTAGGTTGTTTCCCTTCTCCCTGAAAACTTAAGCATCCATCACTCCAGTACAATAACAGTCACACTGAACACAATAATAAAGTAATATCTATGGAGGACTTACT
Coding sequences:
- the LOC125103134 gene encoding RLA class II histocompatibility antigen, DP alpha-1 chain translates to MILGTIVLAALLSPHGTEAIRGGHVSVYAEFVQTHRPSGEYMFEFDGDEQFYVDLDKKETVWHLPDFIHAFDFDAWRGIADIVVAKKNLNNLIQRSNHIRATNEPPEVTVFPKELVELGQPNTLICHVDKFFPPVLNVTWLRNGQMVTEGIAETIFLPSTEFRFHKFHYLTFLPTAEDVYDCKVEHWGLDQPLLKHWEAQELIQVPEMKETVVCVLGLVAGVAGIITGVIVLKTRRPDSIPGCRAPVTTLMRQKRT